In the Diprion similis isolate iyDipSimi1 chromosome 13, iyDipSimi1.1, whole genome shotgun sequence genome, AATTACACAAGCTAGGATAGCGAGTTGGATAATTACCCAGTTTTTGCAAAGTTTGTCCATAACCTGAGCAACTTGTCACTAACCATCTGGTCAGGGAACCAGTCGCCATTTTCACTTGCTCGCGAAACGTCGACGgataaaagtgaaattgataattttcttcactGTGTGAAACTCCGACACCGATGAAATCTGAGAGCACACATGGTGTGAAATATGAGATCAAGAATTGCCACTATAAAATTCTTCGTTCGTTTTCAAATATCACCCATGAAATGCTAATgtattttcaaacagtttGATAGTACTTTACATAATTTCCGTATGCCAATTAACAAGGCATATTATTGGAGAGGACAGCTGACGCTCGTTACGAGATGAAATCACAtcgaattgtttaaaaaaacttcTTCTGCTAgtgatttatatataaatgctTGACGTTTATCGAAATACAAaggtcatttttcaaatttctgatAAAATCAAAGTTAGttttatcatcaattttttatcgaataatGTATCGACCTAAGACCAAGAATGAACAAATCacttgaagagaaaaatattagaataaaattccaTCAATAATGTAGACATAATGCTGCAGATGAAACAAAATCATGTGGTAGTCGAACTTGGAAAATTTGAGAGTTACCAGAAGCCAAAATGTAgaacaaaattattcttccGTGAGTTACAAGCGATGTTggtatttcgttgaaaaaattggattgttcctttgaaattcGTAATTCGGTATCAAAGTTTATACTCACCTTGAACCTCAATTTCCTTGCGGGAGAAGCTGCGTATGTACCACCTTTAAAAGCTATGTAAAACTCTCcaataacaattttcaccAAAGCACCGCGAAGGCACCATTGTTGAACTTTAATCAAGGGTCACTCATActctaatttcaaatttaaaatatttaattttttgtaattttcttattcGAATAATTCAAAAGGTATTGAATCAGTTAAATACAAAATCTAATCAATTCTAGATTTAGAAAAGCTACGTAGATTCAGACCGAAGCCATTGTGAACCGGTAACTCGTTTTCGAGATACCgtcgaaagaaaattgatcacacacatatataatttGGTGAATTCGTCGGTATACCGAGTGAGTCAACTGTTGTCCACTCAAATGGAAAACCCAAAGGAACCCAAATTCTCGCGTCAATCAGCAGAAGATGCTTTGAGAATTAGAGTCCTACTGACCACCTGTCATGGCTTCAATACGTTTCCACATTTCCCACATTTCTTTATCTGGATTTATACCATTGGAGAGCTTTTGATTGATTTCTAAGAAGTTCTTGGCTGTCTTGGTCACCGGTTTCCACTTCGTAGTAATCAGATCATCAACTACCGGGGTTGGATTActgatgaaacaaaaaaaaaactcagaaAGTTCTCAACGAaacaaatttctaaaatcGTAATGCAACTGGAGAAActgatgaaacaaatttcgtGTTATATTTACCCAGTTCTCGCAAAATTCGTCCATAACCTGATCAATTTATCACTAAAGATCTGGTCAGGGGATCCTGGCTTCATTTTGACCTGCTCACGATAATTTTCCGGGAAGAAAAGATACTGATTCTCTTGGCCGTGAAGAACGCCTGTAAATTCGGATTCGTCATATCCGATGACACAAATGAGCTTAGAAATTTCCCGACCAGCCTGTTCTTGTATgggtatatttatatgtatagtacagTTACTTATCTACATACCTTCTCCAATCACACCGTAAATTAGTTTTGTCACCGAATCAGGACTGTCGTACGAAAACCTGTACAAATACGTCGGAGAGTTTTTTTCACGCTGAATATCAACCACTCTATGGACCTCCTTAACGAATTGCAGATCACCAGCGAATCGAGCATAATTGGTAATGAGATCTCTGGTTATGGGCTTGCCTTTGtaataaaatgtttgaatCTCGTTAGTGAGCTCTGTTACCCTGGATGGCGCCCGGTCAGTAAGAACTCGAAGGACTGccgcttcaaaatttttttcaactgcatTATATACCTCTTCCGATCCGCCTAgaaaatagattttcaaaagCAGGATGAAATTCAATACGAAGATCGCAACCGAAGTtattaaagataaaaaatgtgaaggaaATATTTGTTATCTGAGATGTCGTAGTGCGTTAAACTTACTCGTCAAAAAAATGACCCCCTCATGGGTGGTGTAACCAATGATAATCGGCACGTCAAAACCTTCTTGAACCAGTTCTTCAAGAGGCTTGGGAATCAATGGCTCTGCGCTACTGGTGTCGACAGTGGGTCGAAATGGAGTTAgaacattcattttttcctgaaatcgACACGACAATTCGTATAAAGTTTCTTTAGAGTGAGGATGCAGACTGTAAAAACCTGGACAAATGCTACAAGCACGCTGATGCCTAGCTGGTTACCTCTGGGGTTGACATTTTTTCCTGAACCTCAATAAGCTTTCGAACTGGAACAGTACGAAGATATTCAACGATCTCATTTGGGTCGGTGATATCTTTGCCAAAGGCAGCGATGTAGCGATGCACCATTTCTAACGGCTCCGAAATGTGTGCCCAGTGAGCCAACAGAGCTCCACTCTGCATGATGGCTTTGTGGAAAAGACCTTAACGCAGAAAAGTTTGATCGGTGTGAAATTGCAACGCAATATAAAGCATATCGTTGAATTCCTCGACGCATGGTCAAGTACCTTTAGCAAGCGGAGACAGTAGCAGGTAATGAGCAGAAGCACTACCAGCACTTTGTCCAAACAGTGTGACGTTGTTCGGATCGCCTCCGAACTGTACGATATTTTCTTTGACCCACTTCAGGGCGGCAATTTGATCCTTGAGTCCCATATTGCCCGACGCAGCTTCGTGTTCAAGTTGAAGAAATCCTTTTGGGAATGGACGGTATATTTAAGGCAAATTACTATCTTACGATAGATGGCAAAGAATATGGGCTCACCTAGAACACCGAGTCTGTAGTTAATTCCAACATGGACAACGTCCGCTTTCATCAGATAATCTGGACCGTAAACATGGGAACCTCCATCACCGAAGAAGTAACCTCCTCCATGGATCCAAACCATGACTGGTCGCGACCCTGTTAATGAAGGTGTAGCTACGTTGAGATAAAGGCAATCATCATCACCGATTATCGACATGGTGAACAGACTGAATTGGGCGCATTTGGGTCCTTCTTCCAAGGCGTCTCGTATACCTTTCCATGAATGAGCTGGTTGAGGATCCTAATAATGATGGTATGTCAACAGTTTCAGTAACAATAATCAGCCAAGTTTCGATTACCATGTGAAACGCATTTTACATAAGTTTTGCGGGGTCGTTTCAACGGAGGTACGAAACTAATCTGAATATcaaatttcgattattttgtTGAACGATGGGTTGCCACTTACATCTCGGTTCATCTCAACGTaaactttttccatttttcgtgattttcaaaTCACTGCTTGATACATTGCTTCCATTTATCTTAAGTAAGTTATTCACATAATTTTCGACGGGGAAAGGTTCACATGTCGAGATAAACACTCTTATCTCTCAATGTTATACAATGCAATTTAAATGATTAAAATACGACACGTTTCAACTTATCAGGAACATATTATACTTCCAAACCGAGAACAGAAAGTAAGAGCTTTCATActgacatttatttttcactttgttaATGACATCGCAATTTCAGTTTCAACTGTCTCGTGTATGTACAAATAAAGGTCACTAGTATAAGAACAGTATCACTCAGATAGATACACTCATTTTAATATTGGACTGAAACCAATATTCGGTAAATGCAAAAAGCCGGACTATGGAGTACCAGGTAAAAGAAACTCACCCTGAATCTCAAATTCCCAATTGGAGGAGCCGCGTATGGAATACCTTTAAAAGCGATATAAGAACCGCCAATGACACTTTCTACCTTTGCACCACGGAGCAGTCCTTGTTTCACTTCAACCACAGGATTGCTCATATTTAAACCCTATCTAGCGATGACAAGAAACCCTAAATGCACTGATGCCCTCCGAGAATCCTAGCTAATCCTACTATCTGCCAGATGGCTGGTAGTCTTATGTCATCAAAATTGTCGGCATAGTTGGTGTCGTGATGTATTGGGGTCATATTTTAGGTCGTGATTATCTCACTGCCAAgatttgtatattatacataaaacaaGTGTGATTACATATGATACGTGAATAATGTAGGAAAGTGGAATACCGACCAAGTATTGATAATTTCCAACAAATAAAGTTTGGAAAAACACTGCAAGTGATCAGTTTCCGCTTGTGTCTAAGTCGCTAAATCGTAGAGTTCAATATAACGTAAATTCATAAACGTTCAACAGGGATACCAACatttttattacgaaataattcatattataaAAACTTAAGCTTAGACGACGCAGTCTATACCgctaatataaaaatacatcaGTGAATATTAAACCCTAACAGCTTGAAAGCCACAATGGCGTCTtatcaaaaaacatatttttttatccgacAAGTAGGATGAACAATATTTAATCAAATCTGCAGTAAGTTGTACAAAATAACTTAGCTGCTGTTCAGGCAGCTAAAATAACACCGAAGCATTTAAATTCCCTTGTCAGTTCCAGGATTGGAGAGTTACTGATCAGAAGCGATGGCTTCGATGCGTTTCCATGTCTGCCACATGTCGTCATTGGGATTTATTCCAGTCGAAAGCTCTGTATCTATTTCCAAATAGTTCTTGGCCGTTTCAGTAATCGGTTCCCACTTCTTGGTAATCAGATCATCGATTACCAGCGTAGGATTTCtgtagattgaaaatttcgtaCATACCAACGGACGAAACACCAAATGTTTTTTCACTGGTTATTAGTTATATTGCTAAAGACAATCGCATTTACCCTGTTTTTGCGAAATCTGTCCACATTCTGACGAATCGATCACGAAGAATGACTTCAGTCGAGCCAGGCTCCATTTTTATATAATCGCGGAACTGAGAGgcgaaaaatatatactgaagTTCTTCAGCATGCATGGCACCTGTGAAAAGGATAGGCCAATACAATCGTAGGTAATTCAGTGGGATTGCAAAACATTTTAAGAGGTTTGCAGGAAACTTTAAGTAACTAACAAAATTACCGAGTAAACTGTAACACTCACCTTTCATTTGGACTTGGAATAAAGTCTTGGCTAATGATGTTGGGCTACTGTAAGAAAACCTATAGAAGTACGTTGGCGACTTCTTTCCCCTCTGAATCTCGACTACCTTCTGAATGCCTGCAACAATGTGTAAGTCACCGCAGCATTGGACATATTCATCAACGAGAGCTTTCGTTATACGCTTGTCTCCAAAGTAGAACTTTCTTATCTCCTTCGCTATTTCCGGCACCTTCGACGGAGCCTTTGCAGCCAAGCTTCTAGGCACTgctatttcaaagttttcatcGAGTTTTGTGTACGCCTCATCCTGAAGTCCTAGAAGACAAACAATGTCGGAGCAAGTGAAATGCGAAGAATTTGTTAAACTAGTTATAATTACTTAAACGATAATCAATTTACCGATTAAGAAAAGGATTCCTTCGTGACTGTTGTATCCAATTATGACTGGTACATCAAAGCCTTCCGCAGCAGTTTCTTCAAGGGGCCTTGGCATGAATGGTTCGACGCTTTTGGCGTCTACACCAGGTCCGAATGGATATATAAGGTTAATTCTTTCCTGAAAAACAGAAGAACATTAACATATCTTCTTTACAGTAGCATCTACAGAATATCACTAAGTTCCCACTAGATCAATGCGTTTGGGGAACGCAACTGATTGTGAGGGCGTTGTCGTTCACTGGATTCCGTTACTAAATTAGATTTGacatgtttaaaaatattcctaCAGCATAGCCTCTGCTTCTCAGACCCACTACTCACCTCTGGAGTGAGCATATTTTCCTGAACTTCGATAAGCCGATGGGCTGGAATAGTGCGAAGGAATTTTACTATCTCATTGGGGTCGGTAATATCTCTTCCAAGTATGGAGACGAAACGACGCGCCGTATCCACGGTCTTCGATACGCTTGCCCATGGGTTCAGCACCACCCCACTTTGGATGATGGCTTTGTGGAATAGACCTTGATACGAGAAAAAGTGGTTCGGGAAGTATCAGCAGTGTGCTATCGCAAATGACGAATGAAGAGTCTTTCGCATACCTTTAGCCAGTGGTGATAGAAGCAGATAATGCACGGAGACGCCACCAGAACTGCCTCCGAATACTGTCACGTTATTCGGATCGCCTCCAAACTGGGCGATGTTTGCCTTTACCCATTTTAAAGCCGCCACCTGATCTTTCAGCCCTATATTTCCAGGCGCCACCTCATGGTCGAGGTTAAGGAAACCTGGGTGGATGAAAATTCGTTCATTCATGTGAAACGAGTCGTTTGCGAGGGGTCATTCACTGGAAATCGAGTGAACGATTCCAATCCGTTAACGATTCTGAGTTACTTTTACTGAGTAGTACTTTATCAtgtgatttttattcatttccaaTGTTGACTCTAATTTCCAATGATTTAAAGACTTGTTAAACTCACAGGTACATAACAGTGAAAAATCACTGAATTCCGTGAAAATCACTTGAGTAACGAGAAATCGCCGAAGGCACTTGATGAAATAGAAATCAATAGTGaatggaaagaaaatcaatgaattgaAACCGTTTGGCATCTACCGCAGCACTTACAACGTTATTccaaagaatatttcaatcaCCAAAGTTCCTtcgatttacaattttatttccagtTGTTAAATCTACAACTTCCCTCACTGAATGCTCCATCGATCGATTGCTTTCAACAATACCCAGCAGTCTGCGAAACCAAACTCACCTAGGACGCCGACTCTGAAATTGATGCTCACGTAAACGATTCCCGAGTCCATCAGGTAATCGGGGCTATACATCCCGAATCCTCCGTCACCAAGGACGAATGCTCCTGCGTGAATCCAAACCATGACTGGCCGAGACCCTGTCAAAGACTTCGTGGCTACGTTCAGGTAGAGACAGTCGTCATCGCCAAGTATCGTCTTGGTAAACATGTCCAATTGAGCGCACTTTGACCCTTCTGTGAAGGCTTCTCGCACTCCAGTCCATGTCTCCGCTGGTTGTGGATCCTGTAGGAAGAAAGCAGTAGGTAGGCacgtataaaaataagtttctgaACTTTACTGACGATGATCTTCGAGGCACAACGTATGCGGTGCACCAATAGTGATTATTCATACCATAAGTGAGGATCGACTGCTAACGTGAATAGACGGTACTATCGACATGATCAATCTACCAACGATATCGACCATTCATGAGTATTTGTTTGACAATTTAATCAACGAGGACAGATTTcacacatatataaatataattgacCATCAAATTAGTTATGAATATCAGATGTAACGGCCTTTCTAATCAATTCGTATTGATTATGTAGTATTTATGCTACTGAGTGATCTACTTCATTGAATAAAGACCTTCTGATAAACCTGCAATATCTCGAAATGAAAACGAATAAATGCTCTTCATTCTAAAATACTAATTGAGAGATAGTTGTTTTGGTTTCCAGAGGTTGaataatagtatattgtgtaacaatTAAGGGACGAAATTTGCGATCATCAACTTTCGTTCCTTGTCACGTACGATAGTTTTTATAATAAGTGCATAAAAAGTAGTCAGGCTTTGCGTGGTAGTTTTACGGGACACGAgtggtcaattttttctcccccgtGACGAAAGAGATCTCCCAAGGGGCGAAAGTGAAGGAATTGTGAACCGCGCATGCGCGAACCTAACCTTACAACGCTGAGATGAAATTGGCGACTTTCGTCCCGCTAAACCGGGACGCAAAGTCCCGCTTTTCATACacatatgataaaaaatttcatttattaatcCACTGTAACAATCTCGTAAACAATGTAATAACAAAAGATACCGGAATCCTACAATTGAACGattcaaattgaataattctgACAGTAACTTTAATCCATCATACATGGTGTATTTATGTGATCAAAGCCAATTCATCACGTTTATTTTgcaagggaaaaaaatcgttggatCCACGCGCGTGACGGTACTTGGATGCTCGATGCACTTCTGTGTAGTAAAAATTACAGGGATTGCAGCGAGAATTACTGATTACTATGTTCAACTTTCGTTCGCAAATGTTTTTTGAACTTGTCAAATATCCCAATCGAAGTAATTCTTACCTCAAAAAAGTTTGATCCGTATGAATAACGTCGAGCATGTAAATCGaacacgtttttttctttgtacgtACAAAGAACTTCaatatagctatatatatgaataagctgaaattaattgaacGGATATATCTTACAACTGGATATACGCTAACAATATATGTTCTATAAATAACCACTGCGTGTAGTTCAAGTAAACTTCTTTCAATCAGTTCTTACTATACTTATATTGCTAAGTTTTTACCTATGTAACCACGGTAAATCTGACAACATGGTAATTCTATCCTGATCGTGTTCCCGACTGTATGAAATATATCGATTTACAAGACTACAACGACTCACTTTCGACTAGATTTACCGTCTCTTTGGACTTGAATCAAAATCGTCTATCTTGACAATCAGCTTATATTAGTAAGAAAAGGACACAATTTTTCGGTTAAAAACCGTaagaagttaaaaatttgaaaaaagactTCAACCTTAGCAAcataaaattcaacaaaagTAAAAAGCTTTACAAATAGACACTAAAGCCTTTCTTTGAGATTCAATCATATTGCAATCTTGTACCGCTGGTATAAGTTACCAGAAAGATTCAAGTTATTCTGTTTGTCAAACGATTATAAGTTTTGATTATAACTTCTGCACTTCTGTCTAGTATGTACATCATAACGAATctgcaatatttttcctcTAGACGTACAATGCAATCTTCGATTTTGGATCCCCAATTTCGAGACTTCTAGCATTATAGTGAAATTCCAAAAGTGGCAACTATTTTCACGagtacaatgtacatacgtTACTCTGTTATATaaatttctgtgaaaaaagaCCCAGCAGTTTTACTCCAAATACTCGATGCAGTCCCTGATTTTTGATACTAGAGTGACTGAATTAATTACCCGGAATCTGAGTTCGCCGACCGGAGGCGCGGCGTAGGGAATTCCTTTAAAGGAGAGGTAGGATCCTCCGGCGACACTCTCGGTCTCGAGGCCTCGAAGGTGGCCCTGCTTCACGGTCACAACTGGTTCGCCCATGTCTTACTCTAGCGACTGACTGACGACGACGCGATGCACAGACTGAATCGAGTGACTCATAGAACACTCGCACCCACACTCGTGTAATATCCCTCGTCGGCTCGGTCAGTCGCCACCAGAGATGAGAGGAGCAGGTCAAGAGAGTTgagaattttatcaaattgcaAAGCTGCCGCGTGTTTATCGGCCGCACCTTGCACCCAGAATCGATGCAAGAGAAACAGAAGTACACTCaacggagagaaagaaaaaacgtaaaaacgcTTAACTTGCACTTTCTTTATCATTTTAAAACTTGAGCTAATTAACTTTGTCGCTTTATCGATTTCGTAACGGATTGGGAGGTCGGTTACGCTATAATGCTAGCTCTTGACTCCGCCCCGAATGATCAACCTTTTAAACTCAATGCCAACCCAGGTATTGTATTTGTATGGCAACTCCTGCATTTTTCAATCCGCCATCAAGGTCGATACCGCAGTAACAAGTGGTCCCAACGTCTTCCAGGACCGTCAAAGCCACCGAATGATCGCGACGCTATTGAAAGTGTTCATGTGTTGAATcataaaatcttttgaaagaattccgTGTTTGATTTATCGCATGATTTATATcgtaaattcattaaaatatcGTGATCTAGTGTAACTGATGATTTGTGCTTTCGTATTTTATTATGCGTTTTCTTATATATTTCCCCGAATTTATAAGATAAATCATATGATTTAACACATGAACGTTTTCAGTGGAGAATTACGGACTTTTTCTCTTATATCTTTACAGCTCAAGAGTCATGCACGTATCAcgaaaagctggcttgataatatttattgagCGTCACCAAAAACAAATATACACGCAGTACACGTATTATGCATGCAAGGAGCCAGGTGTCGTGAAATgctaataatgaataaaagaaaaaaaggtaataaTCGTATCGAATTACGATTGTCTTCTACAACGAAGCGTTCTAAGTGTCGAATATCGTACATGGAGATACGTTTCTCtggcaaatttcaaatgaCAATAGATTGTTCATTATTCAATTACCTCGAACTTTGATCATCGATGAATATTTTCTACCACCCACTAGCTAATTCGAAGTAAAGTTCGCCATTAACGGTGCGAGTGACGCCTTCTGTGATAGATAATGTGTAACGTGCAAGATGAGTATGCACAGCTGTGCGGTCATACAGCAGCTTGATGTAATTCCCTGTTTAAAAGTCTCGCCTAAAAATAGTCGGTTGGCAACAAGTATGAGCACCGCGTAGAATTATTCTGGATCCACACAACGATTATGCGAACCAACACTGACAGCTGGTGGCTTCGTGCAACTTGTTGATAGATCAGCAGAACGGTGCTTATGAAGTTAGattttttaatgataaaaGGCAAATTTTTATGGATTTGTCGGATCCTGATCAATACACCTGATCGATTCTTCGTGGGCGTTTATTTACTTGAAAACGAAGTCGGGAAGCGGGAGCCTACTAAGgaaaattgttgataaaacttataatttatataatttattttgatattaattacGAGCATAAGCTTTACTTACTTTGCTATCagaaaatcactgaaaaatcaTCCAGCTGAATAAtctttggttaaaaaaaataaataaaaaaaactacgaaatGTCATTCGATCCCATTTCGCCACACTTTAGGAAATGGGAGCCTTTAAGTGTTGCATACATGTCAAATGGGAGCCATTAATTTTAGTCAGTCTGACAAAAGTCTAATCTTAGGTTTGAATCTGTTTCAAAAAGTTCTAATCTTATTTCCCTAAGTACTAATTAATCTAGTAATAAGTAAAAAGAAGATTTTTGTAACAAAATCATATAGCTATACCATTATCCGTACagcatgaaatttaaaaatcaaaaaataataatttcatctcgttatttattgcaatttcAAGAGAGACAGCTTAAATTAGATAGAATAGATAAATAGCTGGTGTGAAGCTTGCAGCTGTGGTTGCGACGTAGGTTTCTTAACGTGCCAAGCCGCTAGTGTCGCTGCGATCGAGGGATACGTTACATTGCCGAAAATGTTATTGGAAATGGGCTTGAAAGTAATATTAAATGCAGTGAATTGAATCTTTactttatcttttattttaaatgtacGAGGAAGGACCGTCTTTACTTGTCTAATATTGCTAAAAGACTAAAGATTGTTCGGACCCACCGGCGTCTTGAGGGGCCCAAGGGCTTGAGGTTTCGTCGCCTGAATCGCAAAGCGGCGTGAGACTTGAGAAAGAGCAGATGGCCATACATCGTTTAAAGAACTCtgtttatgtatacatttatttatatagaaCCCATGATCCTAAGGGAACATTTCTATAGATAGATAGTGATTCAACAATCcaataaatgtaaataaaagcAATAAGTACTACATGCAGTACATCAGTCACACGCACGATGTAGGTTATGTTTGTGTATCCCTCGATTGCAGTGTTACCaactgtgaaaaatatttgctacAATGTGCATACTAGACATCAAACAATCTTTAAAACAcctgaataaataaaacagcaCCAACATCCTATACTGCCCGACCGATCCACTTCAAAAAA is a window encoding:
- the LOC124413844 gene encoding uncharacterized protein LOC124413844; its protein translation is MGEPVVTVKQGHLRGLETESVAGGSYLSFKGIPYAAPPVGELRFRDPQPAETWTGVREAFTEGSKCAQLDMFTKTILGDDDCLYLNVATKSLTGSRPVMVWIHAGAFVLGDGGFGMYSPDYLMDSGIVYVSINFRVGVLGFLNLDHEVAPGNIGLKDQVAALKWVKANIAQFGGDPNNVTVFGGSSGGVSVHYLLLSPLAKGLFHKAIIQSGVVLNPWASVSKTVDTARRFVSILGRDITDPNEIVKFLRTIPAHRLIEVQENMLTPEERINLIYPFGPGVDAKSVEPFMPRPLEETAAEGFDVPVIIGYNSHEGILFLIGLQDEAYTKLDENFEIAVPRSLAAKAPSKVPEIAKEIRKFYFGDKRITKALVDEYVQCCGDLHIVAGIQKVVEIQRGKKSPTYFYRFSYSSPTSLAKTLFQVQMKGAMHAEELQYIFFASQFRDYIKMEPGSTEVILRDRFVRMWTDFAKTGNPTLVIDDLITKKWEPITETAKNYLEIDTELSTGINPNDDMWQTWKRIEAIASDQLPAIWQIGLNMSNPVVEVKQGLLRGAKVESVIGGSYIAFKGIPYAAPPIGNLRFRDPQPAHSWKGIRDALEEGPKCAQFSLFTMSIIGDDDCLYLNVATPSLTGSRPVMVWIHGGGYFFGDGGSHVYGPDYLMKADVVHVGINYRLGVLGFLQLEHEAASGNMGLKDQIAALKWVKENIVQFGGDPNNVTLFGQSAGSASAHYLLLSPLAKGLFHKAIMQSGALLAHWAHISEPLEMVHRYIAAFGKDITDPNEIVEYLRTVPVRKLIEVQEKMSTPEEKMNVLTPFRPTVDTSSAEPLIPKPLEELVQEGFDVPIIIGYTTHEGVIFLTSGSEEVYNAVEKNFEAAVLRVLTDRAPSRVTELTNEIQTFYYKGKPITRDLITNYARFAGDLQFVKEVHRVVDIQREKNSPTYLYRFSYDSPDSVTKLIYGVIGEGVLHGQENQYLFFPENYREQVKMKPGSPDQIFSDKLIRLWTNFARTGNPTPVVDDLITTKWKPVTKTAKNFLEINQKLSNGINPDKEMWEMWKRIEAMTGGQ